Below is a genomic region from Actinomadura sp. NAK00032.
GGGCCTCCTCGAACCCGGGGAAGATCTCGCCGATCGCGCGGCGGCCGGAGTTGAGCAGGAAGTGCGGGTGCTTGCTCTGCGGGACGCCCCGGCGGTGCTCGGCGTCCGGCGGGATCCGGTCCCGCTCCAGGACGACCACCTCGTCGAAGTGCCGCGCGAGCACCCCCGCGGCGCACAGCCCCGCCACGCTGCCGCCGAGCACCACGGCCGTCCGTCCGCGCATCCGAGCCTCCATTCATACAGATGATGGATGAATGTATGATTGGCGACGGACGCGCGTCAATGCCCCGGCCCGCGGCAAGGCCCCCGCACACCCCGTTCACGGTCCGTGTTCTAATGATCACAAGACTGACGGTTCCGGCGGGAGCGAAGGGTGCGCGTCTCGAACGATCCGGGCGGCCCGGCCGCCGCCCCGAGGCGGAGCGGGCGCACCGCTCCGCTCAGCTGGCCGGCCGTGGTGCTCTGGCTCGTCGGGATCACGGCGGTCCTCGCGGTCACCGGCGTCGTCCTCAGCCGGGAGACCGGCCTGGCCCCCTTCCTGGTCTTCCTGCCGACCCTCATCTCCGGGCGGGGGACGGTCCGGCAGACCGCGGTCGCGTCCGGGTGGGCGACCCTGGTCATCGCCGGCTCCCTCATCCGCAGCCCGCTGGACGGCGCGGCGGCCAACGCGAGCGTCCTCGTCTTCGCCATCGCGCTGAACGGGCTGAGCGTGGCCCAGGCGGAGCGGCGCGTCCACCGGGAAGGGGAGATCACCCGGCTGCGCTCCGCCGCGGCCGCCCTGCAGCGCCAGATCCTGCGCCCGTTCCCCCTGGCCACCGATGAGCTCACCGCCCACGGCCTGTACGAACCGGTCGAGGAGGACAGCCTGGTCGGCGGCGACGTCTACGAGGTCATGGCCACGCCGTACGGCAGCCGCGCGTTCATCGCCGACGTCCAGGGCAAGGGGCTGCCCGCGATCAGCACGGCGTTCTCGGTGCTCAGCTCCTTCCGCGAGGCGGCACTGGCGGAGCCCACCCTCAGCGGCGTCGTGGAGACGCTCGAGAAGTCGGTGCTGCGGCACAACTCCTTCGCCGTCCAGACCGGCGAGGAAGAGCGCTTCGTCACCGCGTTCGTGCTGGGCGTCGGCTCGGAGACCAAGGTCCAGGCCATCAACTGCGGCCACATCCCGCCCTACCTCATCGACGAGGAGCGCACCGGCCGGGTGCCGCTCGGCGAGGCGTCCGTCCCGCTCGGGCTGGCCTCCCTCAGTTCCGAGCCGCGCCCCGTGAAATGGTTCGACTTTCCGTACGGCTCCACACTGCTGCTGTGCACCGACGGCGTCACCGAGGCCCGGAACCCGGCCGGCGAGTTCTACCCGCTGGAAGAGCGCGTGGTCTCCTGGAAGGACGTCCCCGCGGCGGACATCGCCCCGACCGTCCGCCACGAGTTGCAGGAGTACACGCGGGGCGGACTGGCGGACGACACCGCGCTCCTGATCCTCCACAGAGAACCGGCGACCGCGCCGGGCCGCCCCCCGACCCGGCGGCCGGAGGTCCCCCCCTGATCCCCGGCCGCCGGGCATGCGCACCCCAGCGGGGGCGCCGGGAGCGCCTTGGCGGGGCGCCGGCCCCGCCAAGGCCGAGACACAGCCTGGCCGGAGCGGCGGTGGGAGCACATCGGTAGAAGAACCGATCCTACGTACCGATTCATGAGCCGTTCGCGAATACGGTAGCCGTCCGTGTCATGTTGACTACACTTCAAGGGTCCCCCTGGTAGCCGGACTTACGGCGTAGCTGACTGGAGGCGGCCTTGTCGCTGACCGCGGCACTGGAACGGCAGACGGGAAGACTGCCCGCGGAACTCACCAGCTTCATCGGCCGCAAGGCGGAACTGGAGCAGGTACGGCGGCTCATCGAGACCCACCGGCTCATCACGCTGACCGGGCCGGGCGGAGTCGGCAAGTCCAGGCTCGCGGTGCGCACCGCCGGCCTCGCGCAGGGCGCCTTCGACGACGGGGTGGCCTTCGTCGGGCTCTCGGGGCTGACGGAGCCGACCCTGCTGGCGCAGACGATCTGCGACGCGCTCGGGGTGGCCGAGCGGGGCGACTCCGCCATCGCGCGGCTCGCCGACCACCTCGCCGACCTGCGGCTGCTGCTCGTCCTGGACACCTGCGAGCACCTGGTCGACGACTGCGCGATGCTGGCCGAGCTGCTGCTGCGCGCCGCCCCCGGGCTGCGCGTCCTGGCGACCAGCCGCCAGCCCCTCGACGTGATGGGCGAGTACACCTTCCGCGTCGCGCCGCTCGGCCGGCCGCGGCCGGGTCCGGGCGCCGCCGACGGCGAGGAGTGCGACTCGGTGAAGCTGTTCGCCGAGCGCGCCGCCGCGACCGTCCAGGGGTGGACGCTCACCGGCGACGACCGCGACGTCGTCGTCCGGCTGTGCGACCGCCTCGACGGCATCCCGCTGGCGATCGAGCTCGCCGCCGTCCAGCTGCGGACGTTCTCGCTGGACCAGATGCTCGGCCGGCTCGGCACGCACCTGTTCCAGGTCCGCGGCCGGCGCACCGGCCTGCAGCGCCACCAGACGCTGCGCGCGGCGGTCGACTGGAGCCACGAGCTGTGCTCGGCCGAGGAGCGGCTGCTGTGGGCCCGGCTGTCGGTGTTCGCCACCGACTTCGACCTGGACGCGGTCGAGCAGGTCTGCGCCGGCGGCGGGCTGCCCGCCGCGCAGATCGTCGAGGTGCTCACGGGCCTGCTGGAGAAGTCGGTCGTGCAGCGCGCCGACCGCGGCGGCCGCGTCCGCTACCGGATGCTCGACACCCTGCGCGAGTACGGCGCCGAGCGCCTCGCCGCGCAGGGACCGGGCGAGGAGGTCCGGCTCCGGGACCGCTGCTTCGGCTGGTACGCCGGGCTGCTGCGCCGCGCCCGCCTGGACCTGTCCAGCGCGGCGCAGGTCCGCTGGCTCGACTGGTTCGGCTGCGAGCGCGCCAACATCCGGGCGCTGCTCGGGCAGGTGCTGCCGGCGGCGGACGAGGAGATCCTCCGGGAGTCCATGGGCGCCCTCGGCCGCTTCTGGGCGCTGAACGGCATCCTCGGCGAGAGCCGCCACTGGATGGACCGGCTGCTGGAGACGCGCGACACCACCGGGCCCGGCTGGTCGGACTTCCTCACGGTCGCCGCGCTGACGATGACGCTCCAGAACGACCTCGCCGTCTCGGGCGAACTGCTGGAGCGGGCGCTGGCGCAGGCGCGGGCGGAGGACGACCGGGACGGCTGCGCCGCCGCCCTGGCCGGCCAGGGCGTCGCGGCGCTGTTCGCCGGCGACTTCGACCTGTCGCTGCGGCTGCTCGGCACCGCCGGCGACCTGTACGGCGAGACCGGCTACGACGACCTGTTCGTCCTGCTCACCGAGGTGTTCCGGGCGCTGGCGCACCTGTTCGGCAACGACCTGCCCGCGGCCGTCGCGCACGGCGACCGGGCCGTCCGGCTCGGCGAGGAGCGCGGCGAGCTGTGGGCCCGCTCCTACGGCATGCTCGTCGGCGGGCTGGCGCTGTGGCTCTCCGGCGACCTCGACGCGTCGCTGCGGCGGCTCCGCCGGTCGCTCCGCATCAAGCGCGACCTCAACGACGGGCTGGGCGTGACCCTCGGGCTGGAGGGCATCGCCGGATGCCTGTGCAGCGGCGGCGAGTTCGTCCGCGCCGCACGGCTCCTCGGGGCGTCCGACCGGATGCGCGAGACCACCCAGACCGCCTGGTTCGGCCCCCACCACGCCGTGCTCCGGGACGTCCACATCGACCAGGCGGTCAAGGCCCTCGGCGAGGAGCGCTACCGCGCGGCCTTCGAGGAGGGCCAGCGGATGCCGCTCGCCCAGGCCGTCGACGACGCGCTCGGCGAGCCGGCGGCCGCCCCCGGCGGACCCGCCGCCCGGCCGGCGGGCGGCGCGCACCCGCTGACCGAACGCGAACTGCAGGTCGCGGTGCTGGTGGCCGAGGGGCTGTCCAACCGCGACATCGCCGAACGGCTCACGATCGCCAAGCGCACCGCCGACTCCCACCTCGAGCACATCCTCGCCAAGCTCGGCTACTCCTCCCGCGCCCAGATCGCCGCCTGGATCACCGCGCAGGACGCCTCGTCCAGCTGAGCGGATCAGCGCGTCCGGCTCCTTCTGGACCGCAGGGCGAGGACGAGGCGCAGGACGGCGGTGGCGGCGCCGGCGGTGGCGGCGGCGCCGAGCGCGGCCGTCGCGTCCGGAACCCATGTCCAGACCTGGCGCAGGCCCATCCGCATGAGCGGTACCGCGGCGATCCACGGCAGCGCGCCCGCCAGGATCCAGGCGCCCGTCGCGGCGGTGCCGCGCAGGCCGGTGGCGGTGGACGCGGGGCGGCGCAGGAGCCATGCGGAGCGTCCGGCCGCGAGGATGAGCGCGGCGGCCAGCGCCGTGGCCGTGCCGACGGCCAGGTAGTACGGCGCGGCGGACGGGGCGGGGCCCGGCCGCCCGCCCGCGAGCATCCGGGCGGCGCCGAAGCCGATGTGCATGACCGCCCCGTCCTGGAGGAGCCCGTACAGGTTCTGCTGGAGGACCAGGGCGAGGTTCCGCTCCGGTAGCAGGAACACCATCGCCGAGTAGCCGGGAGTGCCGCCGGTGTGCCAGACGGCGCGGTCCAGCGGTGCGTCCAGGCCGCCGACCCGCCAGCCCAGGCCGTAGCCCGTCCCGGCCCCGGTCGGCTGGAGCGTGCCCTCCCGGCGCATGAGGCGCACCGATCCGGGCGACAGGACGCCCGGTGCGCCGCGGAGCTGGAAGGCGGCGAAGGCGGCCAGGTCCCCGAGGTCGCCGCCCAGGTAGCCGTAGCCGGCGCCGGAGTCGTCGAACCCGCCCGCGGTCGCGGCGGGCAGCCCCCACAGCAGCCGGTGGCCGGGGGCGAGGCGGCGCTCGCGCGCCGAGGCCGCGTCGGCGATGGCGCCGTCCATGCCCGCCGGGGCGAGCACGGCCTCCCGCAGGTGGTCGGCGTAGCGGCGGCCGGTTACTGCCTCGACCACGGCGGTCAGGACCAGGTAGTTGGCGCTGGTGTAGGCGTAGGCGGTGCCGGGCGGGCCGAGGGGCTCCACCCCGTCCAGGGCGCGCAGGCGTCCGGCCGGACGCGGGCAGTCGGCGTCCAGGCAGTCGGCGACCTCGAAGGTGGCGGAGGCGGGCAGGCCGGAGGTCTGGTTCAGCAGGTGGCGGACCGTGACCTTGGAGGCGTGCGCCGCGCCGCCGAAGCGGAAGCCGGGCAGGTGCTCGGTGACCCGGTCGTCCAGGCCGAGCCGGCCCGCTTCGACCAGGGCCATCACGGCGGTGCCGGTGACCGGCTTGGCGACCGAGCCCCACAGGAACGGGGTCCGGGCGGTGACGCGGTCGCCGCGGCCGTCGGTCCCCCACCAGCGCTGGTGGAGCGGACCGCCGGGCCCGACGACGGCGTAGGAGAGCCCGGGGACGCCGGCGTCCTCCATCCGGTCCCGGACGAAGGCGTCGATGTCCCCGTACCGATCGGTCCGGGCCTGGGCGGGCGCGATCGGGGTGCAGACGAGCACGAGCAGCAGGGCCGCCAGGCCCGCGGCGGCACGCCGCAGACGGCTGCGCATGGGGTCCTCGCAAGTTGTGAGGGGATAACAATATGGACATACGGTTTTTATCGTACGGTGGTATGGTTATCAAGTGCCGAGGACAGCCGACCATGAGCAGCGCCGCCGGCAGATCGCGGTCGCCGTCTGCGGCCTGATAGCCGAGCACGGCCTGGACGCCGTCACCGTGGCCCGCACGGCCGCCGCCGCCGGGATCTCGGTCGGCCTGGTGCAGCACTACTTCCGCACCAAGGACGACATGCTCCTGCACGCCTTCGGCCACGTCAGCGAGCGGATCCGGAGCAGGATCGACGAGCGGGTCCGGGCCGGGACGCGGCACCGGCGGCCCATCTCGCACGTGCTGGCCGAGGCGATGGCGGAACTGCTGCCGCTGAACGAGGAGCGCCGCACCGAGTTCCGCGTCGCCAGGGCCTTCGCCGGCCGCGCCCTGGACGCCCCCGCGCTCGCCGAGGTCGACATCCGGACGGCCCGCGCGCTGCGCGCCGACATCGCGCGGGCCGTCCGCAACGGCAAGGAGTGCGGAGAGGTCGAGCCCGGCCTGGACCCGTGGCCCGCGGCCGTCCGCCTCGCCGCCGTGACCGACGGCCTCGCGGCGCAGGTCTACCGCGATCCCGGCGGCGTGGACGGCACGCCCGCCGAGCGGCTGGCGGGCACGATCATCGAGGCCGAGCTCGCCGCCGTCTTCACCGGCGAGTGCCGCCAGTACCAGGGGCGGTGACCGGGCCCGGTTCCGGCTAGCGGACGGTCATGGGCGCGAGGCCGAGGGCCGTGAGCGCCTCCGCCCCGCGTGCGGCGTGCTCGCCGCCCGCGAGCACGGCGGTCCGCGCCGACTGGTAGCGGCAGCCCGCGGCGTCGAACGCGTCCGCCGTGGCGAGCAGCCGCTTCGTGTCGCCGTCCAGTAGCGCCTCCGCGCGCTCCACGATGGCTCCGGCCACCGGATTGCCCTCGGTGAGCTCGCGGGCGCCGGCCAGGCGGTCGCGGGCGCCGGGGCCGCCGGCGAGCACGGTGGCCTCCGCGCGCAGCGCGACGTACCAGTGGAGCCAGGTCCAGGTGACCCACCTCCAGACCTCGCCGGGCTCGGGGGCCGTCCGCTCCAGCGCGTCCGCCGCCCGTCCGTCGTGGAGGAGCAGCAGGGCGTCGAAGACCGCGCCGTAGCCGTGGAGCCGGCCCGGTGACGTGCCGAATTCCGCCATGACCGCGTCCCACTCCCGCCGGGCCGCCTGGTCGCCGCGCAGGCCGTGGACCGCGGCGACGGCCGTCACCGCCGGTTCGAGGTCCGGCCGCACGGGGCCGCCGCTCCGCCAGGCGTCCAGGAACCGGACGGCGCCGGTGAGCACGCCGCCGGCCTCGCCCGCGAGCGCGTCCGCGACGAGCTGCCAACTCGTCGCGCGGTGCCCCACCTCGGCCAGCGACGGATGGTCGGCGAGCATCCGCGCCCAGCGCCGCGCGCCGGGCAGGTCGCCCGCGCCGATCGCGGTCTGGGCCGCCTCGCCGAGCGCCTGGACGAGCTCGTGGGTGACGGCGGGGCCGGCCGGCGCGGACGACAGCAGGGTCACCCGGCGGCGGGCCGTGGCCGCGGTGGCGAACGGGTCGCCGACCCAGCTCTGCACGGCGGCGAGCGCGTCGAGCGCGGCGGACTCGGCGGGCGCGGAGCCGGTGCGGTGGGCGAGGTCGGCCGCGCGCTCGGCGCGCGCGAGGGTCTGCGCCACGGCGTCGCCGCGCGGGTCCTGGTCGGCGCCGAACGCGTCGGCGGCCGAGGCCGCCTCGGCCAGCGCGACGGCGGCGCGCGCGGCGGGATCGCCGCCCGCGTGCTCCCGCGCCTCGGCGATCAGCGCGAGCGTCTCCGCCGGGGACGGCGGCCGGACGAACGTGCCCGCGAAGCGGTACACGGTGGTCGCGGCGGTGGCCAGGTCGGCGGCGGAGCGCGCGGCCTCCCCGGCGCGGCGGGCGGCGTCCGCGGCGGCGCGGTGCAGGCGGTACATGTCGTCGCCCTGCATGCGGCACCCGGCGACGGCGGCGGCGTCCCGGAGCATCGCCGCGGCGGCGCCCGGGCCGCCGGCGAGCGCGGCGGCCTGCTCGTACCGCTGCTGCGACTCGCCGACCAGGTTGCGGGTGAAGGCGAGCTCCGCCAGGTGCCGCGCGAGGTCGTGGGCGTCCGCGCGGTGCTCCGGCTCGCCGGCCGCCCAGGCGAGGGCGGCGCGGAGGTCGTCGGCGAGGGCGTCGAAGCGGGGCCGCCGGTCCGCTCCGGCGGCGGCGAGGCCGGCGGCCCCGGCCAGGCACCAGCGCAGGTGCCGGGCGCGGGTGCCGGCCAGCTCGCCGGCCTCGGCGAGCCGCTCGGTCCCGTACTGCCGGATCGTCTCCAGGGCCCGGTACTGGGTCGCTCCCCCGGACGCCCGCACGGCCAGCAGGCTCTGCTCGGCGAGGCGGGCCAGCCCGTCCACGGCGGCGCCCTCCCCCACCCCGGCCACCTCGGCCGCCGCGGCGGCGGTGAACGGCGCGACGAACACCGACACGCGCCGCAGCAGCTCCCGTTCGACCGGCTCCAGCAGGGCGTGGCTCCAGTCGACCGCCGCCCGCACCGAGCGGTGCCGGTCGTCGGCGCGGGAACCGCCGGTGAGCATCCGCAGCGGGTGCGACAGCGCGGCGGTGAGACCGTCCAGCCCGAGCGTGGGGTACCGGGCGGCGGCCAGCTCGATCGCCAGCGCCATGCCGTCCAGCCGCTCGCAGATGGAGCGGATGTGGTCGTGCAGGGGCGGGTCCAGCGGCCAGCCGATCGCCGTCGCGCGCTCCTTGAACAGCGCGACCGCGTCCGCCCCGCCGTCGTCGGACAGCGACAGCGGCGGGACGGGGTAGGCCCGCTCGAACGGCACCATCAGCCGGGCTCGGCTCGTCGCGAGCACCGTCACCCGGGGGCACGCGGCGAGCAGGTTCTCCAGGAACGGCGCCACGCCGTCCCGCACCTGCTCGCAGTTGTCCAGGACGAGCAGGACGTGCCGGTCGGCCAGCGCCGCCGCCACCGAGTCGGCCATGCCGCGGCCGGGTTGCTCGCCGAGGCCGAGCGCGGCGGCGACCGCGTCCGCGACCATGCCCGGGCCGGTGACCGGCACCAGGTCGACGAACCACACCCCGTCGGCGAACGCGCCGGCCGCGTCCGCCGCCACCGCCAGCGCGAGCCGCGTCTTGCCCACCCCGCCGGGGCCGACCGCGGTCACCTGCCGGTGCCGCCCGATCAGCGCGGCCAGTTCGGCGCGCTCGGCCGCCCGCCCGACGAACGTCGTCAACGGGGCCGGCAGGGCGGGCACCGTCTCCGCGGTGCCGGGAGCGCGGCGGCTCGCGGCGGCCTGCGCGGCGAGCGCCCGCCGGTCCGGGACGTCCAGCTTCCGCAGCAGCGAGGAGACGTGGCTCTCGGCGGTGCGGACCGAGATGAACAGCCGCGCCGCGATCTCGGCGTTGCTGAGATGGTCCCCGACCAGCTCCAGTACCTCGGCTTCTCGGGGCGAAATGTCCACTGTCACGGCCACGGCCCCATTGTGGCGCAGCCCCCTCCGTGCGTGATCCGTGCCGGCGGTCCGTAGGCGGCTCCGTAGTCGGCACGGATGTGGCCGGACCGGGCCTGGAGCCAGGCTATGAGCCATGAGCAACGCACCCAGTCAGGGAATCAAGACCGTCCTGCACCCCGTGAGCGACCTGGCCAAGGCCAAGGCCGTCTACGCCGCCCTGCTCGGCACGGCCCCGCAGACCGACTCGTCGTACTACGTCGGGTTCGAGGTCGGCGGCCAGCACATCGGGCTGGTCCCGGACGGCGGGCCGCAGGGCATGACCTCGCCGGTGGCCTACTGGCACGTGCCGGACATCGAGGCGAAGACCGCCGAGCTGACCGCCGCCGGCGCGGCCGTCAAGGAGGCCCCGCACGACGTCGGCGGCGGACGCCTGGTCGCCACCGTCACCGACCCGGACGGCAACGTCCTCGGGCTGATCCAGGACAGCTGACTCCACCTGCCCCAGAAGACGCCGGACCCCTCACCAGAAAGAAGCGTCATGAACTCCTTCGAATCCATCACCCTCGAAGTCGCCGACACCGCCGCCGCGGAGGCCTTCTACTCGGCCTTCGGCCTCTCCGACCACGTGGACGTCCGCGCCTCGGACGAGCCGACCACCGGCTTCCGCGGCTTCGCGCTGTCGCTCGTCGCGTCCCAGCCCGGCAACGTCGACGCGCTCATCGCCGCCGCCACCGGCGCCGGTGCCGCGGTGCTGCAGCCCACCGAGAAGTCCTTCTGGGGCTACGGCGGCTTCGTCCAGGCCCCGGACGGCGCGATCTGGAAGATCGCGTCCTCGAAGAAGAAGGACTCCGCGCCCGCCGCGCCGGAGTTCGAGCAGGTCGCGCTGCTGCTGGGCGTCGCGGACGTCAAGGCGAGCAAGCGGTACTACACCGGCCGCGGCCTGGCCGTCGCCAAGAGCTTCGGCGGCAAGTACGCCGAGTTCGACACCCCGGGGTCGGCCGTCACGCTGGCGCTCTACCCGCGCCGCGCCCTCGCCAAGGACGCCGGCGTGGACCCGGCGGGCACCGGCTCGCACCGGCTCGTCCTGGTCGGCGGCGGCGAGGCCGTCACCGACCCGGACGGGTTCGCGTGGGAGCCCGCGCCCGCCCGGAGCCGGGCCTGAACCGGCCCGGCCGGTCAGCGGCGGAGCGAGACGCGGACGTCGCCGCCGTCCGGCCGGACCGCGTCCAGCATCCCGCTGGGGATGCGGAACACCCGGCCGGGCGCGGTGGGCCACGGCAGCCGCCGCTCGGCGAGGGTGCGGCCGTCCTGGACGACCGCGACGCGCGGGAACGGCACGTACTCGTCCACCCAGGCCAGCAGCCGGCCGCGGGCGGGGCCGCGCCCGCCGGGCCGGTGCGTCGAGGGAGAGATCCAGCGCAGCGGCGCCGCCGCGACGATCCGGACGGCCTCGCCCGGACGGTCCCCTCCCGCCAGGTGGTCGAGGACGCCGCGCGCCGCGTGGGCGCCGTCGAGGGCCGCGATGTCGGCGGTGTCCACGGGGTGCAGCAGGTTGCCGGCGGCGAAGACCCCCGGGCGGCTGGTGCGCAGCGCGCCGTCGACGGCCGGGCCGAGCGTGCCGGGGTCGATGTCGAGGCCGGCGGAGCGGGCGAGTTCGTTGTCGGGGATCCAGTCCCCGGTGAACACGACCGTGTCGCAGGGCACGACGTGCCGCCGGCCGGTGTCGACGTCCTCGATCTGGACGGCCTTGACGCGGTGCTTGCCGATGATCCGGGTGACGCGGGTGCGGGTGCGCAGCGGCACCCGCAGGCCGAGCCGGCCGGCGACGGGAAGGGCCGCGTACGCCTCGCCGCGCGGCCGCTCCGAGGTCATGAGGACGGTGCGGCAGCCCGCCTCGCGCAGGGTCAGCACGGCCGACCAGCTGACCAGCTCGCTGCCGACGACGACCGCGCGCAGCCCCGGGCGGCGGTGCTGCAGATGCACCAGGTTCTGCAGATGGCCGGTGGTGAAGACGCCGTCCGGACGGTCCCCGGGCACGAGCCGCGCCGTCCGGGGCCGCTCCCGGGCGCCCGTCGCCAGCAGCACCGCTCCGGCGCTGACCTCGTACAGGCCGTCCGGCGCGGTGACCTCCAGGGCGCCGCCGGCGGACCAGCCGGTCACCATGGCGCCGGTGCGGATCTCCGCGCCCGCGCGCTCGGCGGCGGCCGCCATCCGGCGGGCGTAGTCGGGCCCGGTCAGGACCCGGTGGAGGTCGCGGACGCCGAACCCGGTGTGGGCGCAGTGCCGCGGGATGCCGCCGGCGTACTGCTCGCGTTCGAGGACGAGCGTCCGGCCGGGAACCGCCCCCGCGAGCTCCCGGGCGGCCCGCAGCCCCGCCGGGCCGCCGCCGACGATGGCCACCGCGGGCGTCAGCCGGGTGCGCGTCGTGCTCATCGTTCGCCTTTCTCGTCGGTGTCCCCGCCGGCCGCGCGCAGCGCCCGCTCCAGCATCCCGGTGACGTTCGCCCCGCAGTAGAAGCCCTGGCAGCGCCCGTTCATGGCGCGGGTGCGGCGGCGGAGCCCGTCCAGGTCGCGCGGCGGGATCGTGCTCGCGAACGCGTCGCGGATCTCGCCGCGGCTGACCCGCTCGCAGAAGCAGGTGATCGTGCCGTACTCCGGATCGTCCGCGATGCGGTCCGCGTCGGCGTACGGGCGCGGGAACGCCTCCCCGATGTTGGGCATGCGCGGCGGGTCCGGCAGGTCGGTGCGCTCCCGCAGCTCCAGGCCCGCCTCGCCGAGGAGTCCCAGCAGGTGCTCGGCGACGGCCATGCTGGAGGTGAGCCCGGTGGAGCGGATGCCGCCCGCGACCGCGTAGCGCCGCCCGGCGTCCACCTCGACCGTGTAGTCGGAGACGTCGCTGGCCGCGCGGAGCCCCGCGTAGGACGCGGTGACCTCCTCCCGCAGCAGCCTCGGCATGATCCGCTCCCCGCGCTCCAGCAGGAACGCGTAACCGTCCTCGGTGGTCGAGGTGTCGGCGCGGTCGGTCATGTCCTCGGCGGTCGGGCCGAGCATCACGTTGCCGTAGATCGTCGGGCTGATCAGCACGCCCTTGCCGAGCTTGGACGGCACCGGCAGCACGATGCGGTCCACCAGCGGCCGGGCCTGCTTGTCGTAGACGAGCAGCTGGCCGCGGCGCGGGTGCAGGTGGAACCGGTCGTGGCCGAACCGGGCGTCCAGCACGTCGCCGCCGAGCCCGGCGGCGTTGACGACCCACCGGGCCCGGACGTCGCCGCCGCCGGTGTGCAGCACGGTCTCGTCCGGCCCCGGGGTGACGGACTCGACGCGGTGCGACCGCAGCAGCCGCGCGCCGCGCCGGACCGCGTCGGTGGCCAGCGCGAGCGTGGTCGTCCAGGTGCAGATGATGGACTCGCCGGGGACGGTCAGCCCGCCGAGGGCGCCGGGGCCGAGCGCCGGGACCTGCCGGTACACCTCGTCCGGGCCGACGATCCCGCTGTCGGCGTAGCCGTTGCGCTCCGCCTTCTCCTTCAGGCCCGGCAGCGCGGCGAGCTGCTCGTCGTCCCAGGCGACGAGCAGCGCCCCGGTCGGCTCGTAGGGGATGCCGGTGCGCTCGGCGTAGTCCTTGAGCAGCCGGTAGCCCCGGGCAACGAGGCGCGCCTCCAGGGTGCCGGGCGAGGCGTCGAAGCCGGTGTGCAGGATCGCCGTGTTCGCCTTGCTGGTGCCGTCGCCGACGTCGTCGCGCGCCTCCAGCAGGACGACGTCCAGCCGGTGCCCGGCCAGGGCTCGGGCGATGGCCGAGCCGACGACGCCCGCCCCGATCACCGCGACGTCGGCGACGCGCCCGGATTCCGGCGCGGTCTGCGGTGTGCTCACTCCTTCTCCTTCTCCTTCTTCGCGATCGCGGAGCTCTCGACGGCCGCCCGCCACCGGGCCCGGAAGGCGGCGGCCTCGGCGGCCCCGATCCGGGGGGTGTAGGCGGTGTCCGGCGACCAGTCGACGACGGCGTCCGCGAGGGGCAGCGCCGGGTCGAGGGCGCTGCGCGCGAACGCGACGGCTCCGAGCGCCGTGGCGTGCTCGGACGG
It encodes:
- a CDS encoding glyoxalase, coding for MNSFESITLEVADTAAAEAFYSAFGLSDHVDVRASDEPTTGFRGFALSLVASQPGNVDALIAAATGAGAAVLQPTEKSFWGYGGFVQAPDGAIWKIASSKKKDSAPAAPEFEQVALLLGVADVKASKRYYTGRGLAVAKSFGGKYAEFDTPGSAVTLALYPRRALAKDAGVDPAGTGSHRLVLVGGGEAVTDPDGFAWEPAPARSRA
- a CDS encoding VOC family protein, encoding MSNAPSQGIKTVLHPVSDLAKAKAVYAALLGTAPQTDSSYYVGFEVGGQHIGLVPDGGPQGMTSPVAYWHVPDIEAKTAELTAAGAAVKEAPHDVGGGRLVATVTDPDGNVLGLIQDS
- a CDS encoding LuxR C-terminal-related transcriptional regulator, whose amino-acid sequence is MAVTVDISPREAEVLELVGDHLSNAEIAARLFISVRTAESHVSSLLRKLDVPDRRALAAQAAASRRAPGTAETVPALPAPLTTFVGRAAERAELAALIGRHRQVTAVGPGGVGKTRLALAVAADAAGAFADGVWFVDLVPVTGPGMVADAVAAALGLGEQPGRGMADSVAAALADRHVLLVLDNCEQVRDGVAPFLENLLAACPRVTVLATSRARLMVPFERAYPVPPLSLSDDGGADAVALFKERATAIGWPLDPPLHDHIRSICERLDGMALAIELAAARYPTLGLDGLTAALSHPLRMLTGGSRADDRHRSVRAAVDWSHALLEPVERELLRRVSVFVAPFTAAAAAEVAGVGEGAAVDGLARLAEQSLLAVRASGGATQYRALETIRQYGTERLAEAGELAGTRARHLRWCLAGAAGLAAAGADRRPRFDALADDLRAALAWAAGEPEHRADAHDLARHLAELAFTRNLVGESQQRYEQAAALAGGPGAAAAMLRDAAAVAGCRMQGDDMYRLHRAAADAARRAGEAARSAADLATAATTVYRFAGTFVRPPSPAETLALIAEAREHAGGDPAARAAVALAEAASAADAFGADQDPRGDAVAQTLARAERAADLAHRTGSAPAESAALDALAAVQSWVGDPFATAATARRRVTLLSSAPAGPAVTHELVQALGEAAQTAIGAGDLPGARRWARMLADHPSLAEVGHRATSWQLVADALAGEAGGVLTGAVRFLDAWRSGGPVRPDLEPAVTAVAAVHGLRGDQAARREWDAVMAEFGTSPGRLHGYGAVFDALLLLHDGRAADALERTAPEPGEVWRWVTWTWLHWYVALRAEATVLAGGPGARDRLAGARELTEGNPVAGAIVERAEALLDGDTKRLLATADAFDAAGCRYQSARTAVLAGGEHAARGAEALTALGLAPMTVR
- a CDS encoding NAD(P)/FAD-dependent oxidoreductase, whose protein sequence is MSTTRTRLTPAVAIVGGGPAGLRAARELAGAVPGRTLVLEREQYAGGIPRHCAHTGFGVRDLHRVLTGPDYARRMAAAAERAGAEIRTGAMVTGWSAGGALEVTAPDGLYEVSAGAVLLATGARERPRTARLVPGDRPDGVFTTGHLQNLVHLQHRRPGLRAVVVGSELVSWSAVLTLREAGCRTVLMTSERPRGEAYAALPVAGRLGLRVPLRTRTRVTRIIGKHRVKAVQIEDVDTGRRHVVPCDTVVFTGDWIPDNELARSAGLDIDPGTLGPAVDGALRTSRPGVFAAGNLLHPVDTADIAALDGAHAARGVLDHLAGGDRPGEAVRIVAAAPLRWISPSTHRPGGRGPARGRLLAWVDEYVPFPRVAVVQDGRTLAERRLPWPTAPGRVFRIPSGMLDAVRPDGGDVRVSLRR
- a CDS encoding NAD(P)/FAD-dependent oxidoreductase, whose product is MSTPQTAPESGRVADVAVIGAGVVGSAIARALAGHRLDVVLLEARDDVGDGTSKANTAILHTGFDASPGTLEARLVARGYRLLKDYAERTGIPYEPTGALLVAWDDEQLAALPGLKEKAERNGYADSGIVGPDEVYRQVPALGPGALGGLTVPGESIICTWTTTLALATDAVRRGARLLRSHRVESVTPGPDETVLHTGGGDVRARWVVNAAGLGGDVLDARFGHDRFHLHPRRGQLLVYDKQARPLVDRIVLPVPSKLGKGVLISPTIYGNVMLGPTAEDMTDRADTSTTEDGYAFLLERGERIMPRLLREEVTASYAGLRAASDVSDYTVEVDAGRRYAVAGGIRSTGLTSSMAVAEHLLGLLGEAGLELRERTDLPDPPRMPNIGEAFPRPYADADRIADDPEYGTITCFCERVSRGEIRDAFASTIPPRDLDGLRRRTRAMNGRCQGFYCGANVTGMLERALRAAGGDTDEKGER